GTTTAGATTCAAATATTTAGTGGTCTAGGTTCATGTAAGTTGGTGATAACACTAAAAACATGTTGTGGAATACTAGTGGTCATCTTTTATGAAACCAATTTCTGTGAAATGCAGAAGGTTGCGTCTTCACTGTAAGTTGTGGTTTGAGTATAGAGGGATGACATTAACTGATATGTTGGGTTGATTTATATGCCGGGCAGGGAGTGTCTCTTCCTCCCAAGGCGCCTTGCTGCACTGCATATAATAATTTGGTACAGTTCTTGGAAGATAATAAAAGTACTTCACAATAACTTAGAAAGGGAAAAGGTTgctcaaaacttaaaaaaaagaagatataTTTAAGTGtgcaaaaattttaataataggGATCAGATCAGACATCTGAACCACATTAATAAGGTTGTTGAATGCATTTATGTAATGAAAGAGGGTTTAGACTTGGTTATTTGAAAGACTAGCGTCAGACAGACTAAGCACTGTTTGAATGTTGATGCCATACGAAAGGTTCAATAAATATACAAGGGTAAGATAGGGTTGCCCTTATTGAAAAGACTCTTGAGATGAGATGGAGAGGAAGAGTGAGATGATGACGGTGGCGCAAGGGAAGCAGAAATGTTTTGTAATTTTTAGGCAAGCAAGGGATGAACAAGCCATTGATGGACTATCATTTTTTGCTATTTATGGCCATTTATTACCTTTTGGCAGCGTCTTCCATGCGGCCATTATAAGGAATTCCCAACAATTTCACGAGAACTGCCACTGTAGCTTTAAATGTTATGGTGCTAACTTTTCTTTCTTATACGTTACAAACTATGgtgattattatttaattgaatttaagaaataatcaacttGTAAATTTTATTctgaaatcaaatttaattttaaattttatcgaCTAAGAGTTagagtaaattttattttatttgaaatgagtgagtaatttattcaagttaaaataaatatttaaatctaATGAACTTTATATCATATGGTAGTTTACTTAAAAATCACAAATCATTTATAACATGCTACTCTtagttttaagagaaaatttgtttaataaaaggtaaaaaaaaaacacattattTGAGAGTTAAATGTTCAGAGTTGAGTTgtgaaaaaaatttaatctaattgataattattattttattaattaaaattaatttgaattgttaCTAAATTTTGTCGGATAAATCTAttccattaaaaataaatattcatttGTATTTAAACCAGGTAAAATAAATCTTATAAAATTTTACGAGATTTAAGTTGTCTTAGCAATAACTAATTACaggacaatttttttttaaaacataatacaCAACCTTAAGCGGAATGCCATTTAATAGAAGGACAAAAACCACGGACTTGAGAGTCAACTTAAAAGATTATCTTGAGCAATATCACCTTTATTTTAGCTATCATAATAAGTAGATTGCTCTTAGCTATCAACAATTGACTTAAAAAGAAGATATAATGAACTTTTTGATCCTCTAACTTTACAAgaaaaattatttgttatttatttaattttttgtgtcttttattttttgtcaaatcaccataaattgaatgaaaaagttaatatttattaacTTTGTTGACATGGTATATAAGTAGATTCCTATATGGATGatatatcaatatttaattaatccaaaaaatattaaaaatactttatataatttttaatagttttaattatttttaacttttaaaaataaattttaaatttttttaaaaattaattaaatgctaatgTGTCATACACATGAGAATCCATATATATGTCACATGGACAAATTTAAAAACATtgatgtttctttttattttggaatGGCTTAACAAAAGAAAGAGAGTAAATTTAAAAGCTAAATGAAGAATGAAAATGATTCTTTTATAAAACTAAaggttaaaaaaattcattacgGTGAAAAGTTTAAATGGCTGACTCGAAAATCAATATCTATTCATTATTAAAAATCTGCTTGACCAAATTTCAGATGAATTGTTCCTTATtaacttcatcaaaacttaaaaaagagaaaaccaaagttgaattaaaattaattattcattttatataaaaagaatatCCAATTTGGGGGTGAGATAGATGAAGCTTATGGTCAAATGGGTGGCAGTGAAGATAAGCAAAACATAGATTAATCCCGTCCCATTGTCATTCTTAGCTACGAATAGTAGAGTGGGAAGGCCTTTGGATTGAGCCCCAAAAAGGAATAGGACCACCACTACCACCACCTCCTCCACCTGagctaatattaaaaaaataacagcTTTCCCTCGGCGCGGTGGTCCCTGAGCGTTGAGAAAGACTTGAAAGGTGCATGGGAATCAACAAACAGGCCTCAATCTCAGTCCCAAGTGGGATTTTATTATCAGTTTAAAGGAGGCTCCCGACACAGTTCAAACTTGTATTAATGGCCTACCTTTGTCGGAATTCCTGCACACTCTGCTACTCCACCACACCTTCCATCACATGCCGCGCATCCTGCCATGGCTTTGGGGTCCCCTCCCCTCCCTTTCCTATAAACGATACATAATATTAATGTTGCTTCCTCCATTAATCCCCACTCCCATTTTCTTTTGCCTTTTTCTTCCCATCCTTAACAACACAACAAAACGACTATATGATGGATTAGATGCGAGGAATGGTCCTTCCCGATTCGCCCATTTTGTTGCCACCTAAACTGATATACTTACATTTCTATTTCTTTGTGTTCGAATTTTGAATTAAATCTATCTCCTTCTACTACTCTATGTATCAAATCTTAGAAATTTAATGAAATGGAAGAATGAGGTTAAAAAAGCACAACCCCAAGCATTTAATATCCttaattcaattttttcttttgtcttttttaataaaaaaaagtaattggcTTTTTAGAGTAGAAATTTCAATGCAACAAACATCTAAATAAAATCTCTCCTATGTTCTTTAAACATTTGTTCTATTACTTGCTTTGAAAAATGTCTATAAATTTAAAAACCTTAATTCGTAGCATCTTAAtcaatattttgtaattttgcttTTGAGGGTATGAATGCTTTCACAGGGTGGAAAGTAAAGGTGGAAAATGGATTGtgattcttttttccttttttggtacatggtttatgaaattttgattttaagtcAATATTTTTCGTTtttaagatagaaaaaaaaagtaaaaatacttCTCCAATTCTTCTTAAtttaaaattgactaaattagttcctcttaaaaaaattagagtaatttaattatttttaattttaaaaatgagcaattaaaaataattaatttcggtgttaatatttttcataattgtacataattttaattggtataataacaaactTTTAAAAACTCTAAATCAAAAAGTTCTTATTaagagatgaaaaaaaaatataattatgtttaaataaaattttaagtatttattaaAATTCTCTCTAACTTTTTTTATTATGCTCATTAAAAATGTGGCCAAATATGATACAATccattttaaataaaacaaaaaaacaagaaACTAAATAATGGTAgaggaagaggaaaaagaaagtgtaataaattatatttttaaaaaaatattttaaaagtgtatatatattttctgATGAGAGTAATAAATTGTAATGACAGAAAAAGAGATGACATAATAATGAAATTCcagttttaaaatgaaaaagagTGGGGAAGGTAGTACTATCTATTGTTGCTAGAAGGGGTGAGGGAGGACGATGGTACTGATAGATGCGAGTGGGCCGCTGCTTAACACATTTCCGGGAAAGTAAAGATCAAAGGATAAAAAGTGTTGGTATCTGGCTGACATTGCTGATGGAAGAATCACATTGTACATCGAGCTTCCCTGTGGGAGATTGTTTATCTCCGCAATGCGCGTATTCAGATGGTCGTATATCCTCCTCATCACTTTCCAATATTATAGTAATATATGCTAGTTTAGTTTAGTAGTAGTACCACAACAGCCTTCTAACCAATTCCATCTGAAAACTCTTGTTTCATGCAAACCCGAATATGTGTCTCATTTATGTCCCATGCTTCACTTTTCATGCTTTTCTCCACTAATCTTTATTCTCAGCTTTTCGTCCTCAAACATCGTCCTTGTTTTCATTACTAGGAATCCCCTCGTCCTTTTTCTTATTGGGGTTCCGGAGATGGGAAGGGATTGGTATTGGAGTAGTGGGGGGCCAATGGCTAAACCTTCCTCCACCTCCAACAGAACAACATCAGAGAGAGACTCTGCTCAAACTACTCTCTCTGGTTGCATCACTGCCGTCTTTCACTTGTTTGGTTCCCATCGTTTCCGTTGCCATTTAAAACACCACAACAGTCGTAGCAAGCTTCCCTCTCTTCTCTCTCGAGACTCCACCATTAAAGGTTCCTTCTTTCACTCACTCACTCactctcttcttttttctttttctttttcctttttctagttTCGAAATTATAGGAGGAGTAACGTGTCCCGATGCAATGCAGGTACAGACACAGAGGAGGAAGCCTCAACGTTAACTTCAGCTTCATTCACATCGACCACTAAAGAAGAAGAATTTTTAAATATCCCTGTAACTTTTCTCCTTGGCTTCCTGCctttatttattatcattttcaaAAGTATCACAATTTTATTCTTGGAAAGTGAGTGATTAATGCCCCtttttttcaatgaaaatgcagACGGGAATTCAAATCAAAACACGTTTAGACATAAGGTCAAAAGCTGGTGCCCCAAATAATGAGACCCCAGGGACCAGGACTCCTACTTTGGTTGCTCGACTGATGGGTCTTGATCTTCTTCCTGAAAGCCACTCGCCATCGTTTCAAGCTAAGTCACGTTTAAGCCACCATATTCAATCCTCAAAGTCTGGTCACAAAAGTTCATTGCATGGTGATATGAGGGGCGGCACTCGCTCATTGCCGGAAACTCCAAGACCATCGTCTGCAAGGAGGTCAGATGTGGATTATCATCATCATCGCCTTTCGCTTCAAATCAACAAAGAAAACATGAGCGCTTGTGAAGAGTTGGTTATGTCTCGTCTCTCATCACTGAAAATGAAAAAGCTCAAAAATGAATATGAaatagtggagcaggttaaagagAGGCTTAAAAGGAAAGTTGGTATGAATATAACCAACGCAGTTCGCAACAGACAGCGAGACAGAGAAGAGCTTGTTAGCAAATTTAAGTTCAAGAGAATTTCCAGAGCTTTAACCAAAGTTGCTGATGATTCAAGCATTGTCAACCACTCGAAACATTCCAGTTCAATAGAGTTTAGATTCTTGGAATCCAAAGGCAAACCAGACAAAAATTCATCCACTAATTATCATAATCTTCAACCACcaaaattatcattttcatcatctccTGATATTGATATCCAGCTTCAGCCCATCAGAGTGTTACCAAAGCCCAAGTTGCAGGCTGTTGAAGAGGAACAAGAAGAGCAACTCAAGCTGCAGCAGCAGCAGCCAAGAGCCGTTAGCAAATGCAAGAAAGGGCCCAATCAAAAGTTCATTTCACGACTGAAAAAACCTCAACAAGCATCGGAAATCATCCGAAACAAGAAAGAAGAGCCTTTCGTTCGTCCTTCCAGACTTGACATTCCCGACAAGAAATGCAGGAAAACCCATCTCCTCAACACCACGGTCCCCACCCTTCTTCCGGCTCCGGCCGCAAAAATCCCACAAAAAAAGGTACCGTACTAGCAAAAACGATGTCAACATGTATATTTTCCTATTAATATTGCAAAGGAAATGTGCCTTTTTTGTTATCAGCTTATAGTTTGGATGCGTTTCAGGTCTTAGATGCTCAAAGACCG
This window of the Gossypium hirsutum isolate 1008001.06 chromosome A09, Gossypium_hirsutum_v2.1, whole genome shotgun sequence genome carries:
- the LOC107930189 gene encoding uncharacterized protein; this translates as MLHFSCFSPLIFILSFSSSNIVLVFITRNPLVLFLIGVPEMGRDWYWSSGGPMAKPSSTSNRTTSERDSAQTTLSGCITAVFHLFGSHRFRCHLKHHNSRSKLPSLLSRDSTIKGTDTEEEASTLTSASFTSTTKEEEFLNIPTGIQIKTRLDIRSKAGAPNNETPGTRTPTLVARLMGLDLLPESHSPSFQAKSRLSHHIQSSKSGHKSSLHGDMRGGTRSLPETPRPSSARRSDVDYHHHRLSLQINKENMSACEELVMSRLSSLKMKKLKNEYEIVEQVKERLKRKVGMNITNAVRNRQRDREELVSKFKFKRISRALTKVADDSSIVNHSKHSSSIEFRFLESKGKPDKNSSTNYHNLQPPKLSFSSSPDIDIQLQPIRVLPKPKLQAVEEEQEEQLKLQQQQPRAVSKCKKGPNQKFISRLKKPQQASEIIRNKKEEPFVRPSRLDIPDKKCRKTHLLNTTVPTLLPAPAAKIPQKKVLDAQRPKYSSQLSSSTQTYVKQEPRQAQVSTISTASNEAEYEYIARILRRSGIDKDTPVSFSSWFSPSHPLDPSIFNYVERFTTCSANDNGKLSQRCNRKLLFHLVDELLSGILKPYFNMKPWVIRVGPGFSYMDGSQLIDTLCSKIRRFPQSDCRVLEDIDALIDKDLPDIKLQSAMAYEEEGEAIVAELEKGILEALLHEMAVEFGVRL